The Pseudodesulfovibrio sediminis genome includes the window GGACGCCACCAATTCCCCGGCAAGTAATCTGCCCCACCTGACATTCATGATCTTTCAGTGCATGTTCGCGGTCATTACGCCCGCGCTCATCTCAGGCGCCTTTGCCGAGCGCATGAAGTTCGCAGGATTCATGGTTTTTTCCGCGCTCTGGCTTATCCTCGTGTACGCCCCCATGTGCCATTGGGTCTGGGGCGGCGGCTGGATGGGCGAAATGGGCGCTCTCGACTTCGCCGGCGGCGCGGTCGTTCACATGAGCTCCGGCGCTGCCGCGCTATGCTGTGCCATCCTCATCGGCAAGCGCAAGGGACACGGTTCCACGGCGTTCATCCCCCACAACCTGCCCATGACCATTCTCGGCGCAGGCATCCTCTGGTTCGGCTGGTTCGGCTTCAATGCCGGCTCTGCCCTGGCCGCTGACGGTCTGGCCGCCAACGCCTTCGTGACCACGCACATGGCCACGGCCGCGGCTGCATTGTCCTGGATCATCGCTGAATGGGTGCATGGCGGAAAAGCCACCACCCTGGGTGCGGCATCCGGTGCCGTTGCGGGCCTGGTCGCCATCACCCCGGCAGCCGGTTTCGTCACCCCCATGTGGGCCATCGTGCTCGGCCTGGGCGCTGGCGTGCTCTGCTACGGCGGCATCATGATCAAGAACAAGCTGGGCTATGACGACGCACTCGATGTCGTCGGTATCCACGGCCTGGGCGGCACCTACGGCGCGCTGATGACCGGCGTGCTGGCGACTGTCGGCGAGGAAGGCCTCATCGCAGGCAACGCTCACCAGTTGTGGGTCCAGTTCGTCTCCGTGGTCGCCACCTGGGCATTCTGTTTTGCCATGACCTTCATCATCTTCAAGGTTGTTGACGCCACCATCGGCCTCAAGGCCAGCGGAGAGGATCAGGACAAGGGCATGGATATCGCCGAACACAGCGAAACCGGGTACCAGTGGTAGGCCACTCAAGGAGATACGCATATGAAAAAAATTGAAATCATAACCCGCACCTTCAAGCTCGACGAAGTCAAAACCGCTCTGGCCGGTATCGGCGTCAAGGGCATGACTGTCAGCGAAGTCAAAGGCTTCGGCCGACAGGGCGGTCACAAGGAAGTGTATCGCGGTGCTGAATATCAGGTGGACTTTGTCCCCAAAATCAAGATTGATGTCGTGGTGGAAGAAGACTTTGCCGCAGACGTGGTCGAAGCGGCCCGCACGGCAGCCATGACCGGACAGGTCGGCGACGGCAAGATATTCGTCTCCACTGTCGACGAAGTCATTCGCATTCGTACCGGGGAGACCGGCGAAGAGGCCATTTAACGGCTTCGCTCCGCCTGACGGGCGAGACACCTTAGAAATAATCCGGCCCGGACTTCTGTCCGGGCCGGTTATACCGGGCCTGCGAGGTTTGAGAGTCCCTGTACCGCCCGGTACACACCAGTTGCCCCCATGACTGGTACAACGGCCGGGAGAGTGGAAAGGCTTCCGGCCGTTTCTTCATCCATCTTGATCAATACACACGGACCGACTAAAGTGACGCCATGCAGCCAGACAGCCATCTCCCGAAATCCGCCAAGAGCCTGAAACAAGCCAAGCTGGGGCT containing:
- a CDS encoding ammonium transporter; the protein is MSLVDNAFILICAALVMFMTPGLALFYGGLVRSKNVLATIMQSFIMLGLVSVLWAVVGYSLSFGSDIGGVIGGLDFAFLEGVGMDATNSPASNLPHLTFMIFQCMFAVITPALISGAFAERMKFAGFMVFSALWLILVYAPMCHWVWGGGWMGEMGALDFAGGAVVHMSSGAAALCCAILIGKRKGHGSTAFIPHNLPMTILGAGILWFGWFGFNAGSALAADGLAANAFVTTHMATAAAALSWIIAEWVHGGKATTLGAASGAVAGLVAITPAAGFVTPMWAIVLGLGAGVLCYGGIMIKNKLGYDDALDVVGIHGLGGTYGALMTGVLATVGEEGLIAGNAHQLWVQFVSVVATWAFCFAMTFIIFKVVDATIGLKASGEDQDKGMDIAEHSETGYQW
- a CDS encoding P-II family nitrogen regulator — translated: MKKIEIITRTFKLDEVKTALAGIGVKGMTVSEVKGFGRQGGHKEVYRGAEYQVDFVPKIKIDVVVEEDFAADVVEAARTAAMTGQVGDGKIFVSTVDEVIRIRTGETGEEAI